The nucleotide window CTGGAAATCATCGTGGACCGACTCAAACGGGAGTTTGGGGTTGACGTGAAGGTCGGGCGGCCTCAAGTTGCTTACCGCGAGGCGATTCAGAAGGCATCCTCGGCGGAGGGCAAGTACATTCGTCAGTCGGGTGGCCGCGGTCAGTACGGGCACGTGGTTTTCGAACTGGAACCGTTACCGGAGGGCAAAGGCTACGAATTCGAGGATAAAATCGTGGGCGGAGTCGTCCCCAAAGAGTACATCTTGGCGGTTCAAAAGGGCTTGGATGAGGCCATCCAGAGCGGAATCCTGGGGGGGTACCCGGTTATCGGCATCAAGGTGTCGCTGGTGGACGGCAGTTATCACGACGTGGACAGCTCGGAAATGGCGTTTAAAATCGCGGCTTCCATAGGCTTCAAAGAGGCGATGAGGAGGGCGTCCCCGGTTCTGATGGAGCCCATCATGTCCGTGGAGGTTGTGACGCCCGAAGATTACGTGGGTGACGTCATTGGCGACCTCTCCTCCCGAAGAGGTCGCATCGAGGGGATGGATATGAGATCGAACGCCCGTATCGTCAGGGCTTTCGTCCCCTTGTCCAGCATGTTCGGCTACGCCACCGACCTCAGAAGCAAAACGTCGGGCCGAGCGAACTACACAATGCAGTTCGACCACTACGAGCCAACGCCGGCCGACGTGGCGGAGAAAGTCTTGAAAAAGTAGAACTAAAGTAGAATCTCGAAGGGCGAGTTACGGCGAACCCTAAAAATTTATAGGAGGGAACTCAAGTTATGGCGAAGGAAAAATTTGATCGTAACAAGCCGCATTTGAACATCGGCACGATCGGGCATATCGACCACGGCAAGACCACGTTGACGGCGGCGATCACCAAGTGCCTCGCGACGCAGAAATTGGCGGACTTCACGGCCTACGACATGATCGACAAGGCCCCGGAGGAGCGGGAGCGCGGGATCACGATCAACATCGCCCACGTGGAATACCAGACGGAGAAGCGCCACTACGCCCATATCGACTGCCCCGGCCATGCGGACTACATCAAAAACATGATCACGGGCGCGGCCCAGATGGACGGCGCGATCCTGGTGGTGAGCGCGGCCGACGGCCCCATGCCCCAGACCCGCGAACACGTGCTGCTGGCCCGTCAGGTCAACGTCCCCGCCCTGGTGGTGTTCATGAACAAGACGGACCAGGTGGACGACCCCGAACTTCTGGACCTGGTGGAGATGGAGATCCGCGAACTTCTGAGCAAGTACGAGTTTCCCGGCGACGATATTCCCATCGTGCGGGGCTCCGCGCTGGAGGTTCTGGAGAAGGGGAATGGAACAAAGGAAGACCCCATCAGCAAGCCGATCTGGGAGCTGATGGACGCGTGCGACGGCTACATTCCAGAGCCGGTCCGGGAGACGGATAAGCCGTTTTTGATGCCGGTAGAGGACGTGTTCACGATCACGGGCCGCGGCACAGTGGTCACGGGCCGAGTGGAGCGGGGAATCATCAAGCCGGGCGAAGATGTCGCGATTGTGGGAATGAAGTCGGACATCAAGAAGACGGTTGCCACGTCCTTGGAGATGTTTCGCAAGATCCTGGACGACGCGGTGGCGGGGGACAACGTGGGAGTGTTACTGCGCGGAGTGGACAAGGACGAGGTAGAGCGAGGCCAAGTGCTGGCGAAGCCGGGTAGCGTGACGCCGCACACGAAGTTCAAAGCGGAGGTCTACGTGTTGAAGAAGGACGAGGGCGGCCGGCATACGCCGTTCTTCGCGGGATACAAGCCTCAGTTTTACTTCCGAACGACAGACGTAACGGGGGCGATCAAGTTGCCTGACGGAGTGGAGATGGTGATGCCTGGAGACAACGCGAACTTCGAGGTGGAGCTGATCGTGCCGATCGCGATGGAGGAAGGCCTCCGGTTCGCGGTGCGCGAGGGCGGACACACAGTGGGCGCCGGCGTCGTCACCCAGATCCTTCAGTAATACAGAACGTTTAGAGGAAAATCGAAGTGGCGAAAAAAATACGTATTCGGCTGAAAGCGTTCGACCACAGGGTTCTTGACGCGTCTGCCTCTCAAATCGCGGAGACGGCGGAACGGAGCGGGGCTATGGTTTCGGGGCCCATTCCCCTCCCCACAGAGATTAGCAAGGTCACGATTCTTAAGTCTCCTCACAAGGACAAAGACGCGAGAGAACAATTTGAAACGAGAACTCATAAGCGTCTGATCGACATCGTTAATCCGACGCAGAAGACGATGGACGCTTTGATGCAACTTAATCTTCCCTCTGGAGTGGACATCCAGATCAAACTTTAATTTCTTACTTTTGCTGGGAAGCGCTTGAGCTGGCAACCGATGGACCACGCGATACAATGTAACGCTAAGTAATGTAATGCTAAAAATGTTCGCGGAGGCTTTCACCGGCTGAAAGGAGAGAAAATGATGGGTATAGGAATATTAGGGAAGAAGGTTGGCATGACTCAGATTTTCAACGAACAAGGCCAGGCCGTGGCTGTTACTGTAGTCATGGCTGGACCTTGTCCCGTGATTGCCATCCGAACCCCCGAACAGAACGGATACTCTGCCGTTCTTCTCGGCTATGGCGCGGTAAAACCGCGCAAGCTGTCCAAACCCCTTAAAGGCTTTTTCAATAAAGCCAAAGTCGAGCCCAAAAGAACGCTCCGGGAGTTTAGAATGGACAAAACAGAGGAGTACGAAGTAGGGCAAGAGATCAGGGTGGATTTGTTCGAGACGGGCGAGAAGATTGACATCAGCGGAGTTAGCAAGGGCAAGGGTTTTGCCGGCGTCATGAAAAAATACCACTTCGCCGGACAACAGTTCAGCCACGGAACCTCGGTCATGCACCGCCACGGCGGCTCCAGCGGAGCCATTTCTTATCCTGGCCGTGTGTTTCCGGGCAAGCGTATGCCGGGGCACATGGGAAGCGAAAAGGTGACGGTCAAAAATCTGACGGTTATGGCCGTGGATTTGGAAAACAACCTCCTTCTTCTCAAAGGGGCTGTTCCAGGAGCTAAAAACAGCCTGGTCACCCTCTATAAAAAGCAGTAACGAGATTTGAAGGGAAGGTATCGAGGATTATGCCTACAATCAAAATAGTGGATTTCAATGGAAACACCGCAGGAGAGCTGACTCTTTCCGACTCTGTTTTTGACGCGCCTCTGCATGTGCCGGCGATGCATCAGGTCGTCGTGGCTCATCTGGCGAACTGCCGGCAGGGCACTCACTCCGCCAAGACTCGAGGCGAGGTATCGGGCGGCGGTAAGAAGCCCTGGAAGCAGAAACACACTGGCCGCGCTCGTCAAGGCAGCACCCGCTCGCCGATATGGGTGCACGGAGGTGTTGCCCACGGACCCAAACCTCGCGACTATCATCAGAAAGTCAACAAGAAGGTCCGCCGCCTGGCCATGTTGAGCGCGCTTTCCATGAAAGTCAGGGAGGATCTGCTGACGGTGGTGAAGGGTTTCGATCTGGAGAAACCCTCTACAAGGGCCATCAAGGGATTTATGGACGCGATTCGCGCCGAGAAGGCTCTTGTGCTCTATCACGCGCCTGATGCCAACGTCACGCGTTCGGCGCGGAACCTTTCGGGCGTCAAGGTGATCAACGTCGCGAGCATCAACGTGTATGACCTTCTCAATTCAAAAACCTTGGTCGCGACTCCAGAAGTGGTCGCTCGCCTGGAGGAGGTATATTCAAAATGAAACTAATCGCTCACGACATTCTCATAAGGCCGATTATGACGGAAAAAAGCAACGCTCTCATGGCGGAGAACAAGTACACCTTCGAGGTGCACAAAAGCGCCAACAAAATTCAAATCCGTCAAGCGGTGGAGCAGGTGTTCAAGGTGAAGGTGTTGAGGGTCAATACGATGAACGTGCCCTCGAAACCCAAGCGTATGGGGGCTTTCATGGGCAAAACTCGCTCCTGGAAGAAGGCTATCGTGGCTGTGTCCGCGGGACAACGCATCGAGGCCTTCGAAGGCGCCAGCGTTTAGAAAGGTGCAAATCAGACATGTCGATTAAACAATTCAAACCCTACACCCCGGGCCGCAGACAGATGACCATCCAGGGGCGCGAGG belongs to Synergistaceae bacterium and includes:
- the rpsJ gene encoding 30S ribosomal protein S10, whose translation is MAKKIRIRLKAFDHRVLDASASQIAETAERSGAMVSGPIPLPTEISKVTILKSPHKDKDAREQFETRTHKRLIDIVNPTQKTMDALMQLNLPSGVDIQIKL
- the fusA gene encoding elongation factor G (EF-G; promotes GTP-dependent translocation of the ribosome during translation; many organisms have multiple copies of this gene), whose amino-acid sequence is LEIIVDRLKREFGVDVKVGRPQVAYREAIQKASSAEGKYIRQSGGRGQYGHVVFELEPLPEGKGYEFEDKIVGGVVPKEYILAVQKGLDEAIQSGILGGYPVIGIKVSLVDGSYHDVDSSEMAFKIAASIGFKEAMRRASPVLMEPIMSVEVVTPEDYVGDVIGDLSSRRGRIEGMDMRSNARIVRAFVPLSSMFGYATDLRSKTSGRANYTMQFDHYEPTPADVAEKVLKK
- the tuf gene encoding elongation factor Tu, with the protein product MAKEKFDRNKPHLNIGTIGHIDHGKTTLTAAITKCLATQKLADFTAYDMIDKAPEERERGITINIAHVEYQTEKRHYAHIDCPGHADYIKNMITGAAQMDGAILVVSAADGPMPQTREHVLLARQVNVPALVVFMNKTDQVDDPELLDLVEMEIRELLSKYEFPGDDIPIVRGSALEVLEKGNGTKEDPISKPIWELMDACDGYIPEPVRETDKPFLMPVEDVFTITGRGTVVTGRVERGIIKPGEDVAIVGMKSDIKKTVATSLEMFRKILDDAVAGDNVGVLLRGVDKDEVERGQVLAKPGSVTPHTKFKAEVYVLKKDEGGRHTPFFAGYKPQFYFRTTDVTGAIKLPDGVEMVMPGDNANFEVELIVPIAMEEGLRFAVREGGHTVGAGVVTQILQ
- the rplW gene encoding 50S ribosomal protein L23, which codes for MKLIAHDILIRPIMTEKSNALMAENKYTFEVHKSANKIQIRQAVEQVFKVKVLRVNTMNVPSKPKRMGAFMGKTRSWKKAIVAVSAGQRIEAFEGASV
- the rplC gene encoding 50S ribosomal protein L3: MGIGILGKKVGMTQIFNEQGQAVAVTVVMAGPCPVIAIRTPEQNGYSAVLLGYGAVKPRKLSKPLKGFFNKAKVEPKRTLREFRMDKTEEYEVGQEIRVDLFETGEKIDISGVSKGKGFAGVMKKYHFAGQQFSHGTSVMHRHGGSSGAISYPGRVFPGKRMPGHMGSEKVTVKNLTVMAVDLENNLLLLKGAVPGAKNSLVTLYKKQ
- the rplD gene encoding 50S ribosomal protein L4, with amino-acid sequence MPTIKIVDFNGNTAGELTLSDSVFDAPLHVPAMHQVVVAHLANCRQGTHSAKTRGEVSGGGKKPWKQKHTGRARQGSTRSPIWVHGGVAHGPKPRDYHQKVNKKVRRLAMLSALSMKVREDLLTVVKGFDLEKPSTRAIKGFMDAIRAEKALVLYHAPDANVTRSARNLSGVKVINVASINVYDLLNSKTLVATPEVVARLEEVYSK